From one Nocardioides sp. Kera G14 genomic stretch:
- a CDS encoding tyrosine-type recombinase/integrase: protein MAGNIAKRPNGKWRARYRDDAGNEHARHFERKVDAQQWIDEQTSRLLTGTHVAPRHARLTVGEWCDTWLEGYRGNRDSTVRQAETHIKRIKDGFGVMLLGSVRPSHVRTWCAQLAAEGLESSYVYALHSRLAQVFADAVHDGLVAKSPCSRRTSPAAGKQRPYVCTTEQMWALHDALPERLRAAVLLGAFAGLRDAEVCGLRVDDIDFMRGIINPAVQHPAAPLKTEAARTALPIPQSLALALSAHVAEWSAGGFILVNEWGDQLAPWTLQRAMRTARAKVPGLPPGFRFHDLRHYLASMLIASGADVKVVQARLRHASAKTTLDTYAHLWPDSDESTRTAIAAVMQARAQSRSGNNENAST from the coding sequence ATGGCCGGAAACATCGCGAAGCGACCGAATGGGAAGTGGCGGGCGCGCTACCGCGACGACGCGGGCAACGAGCATGCGCGCCACTTTGAGCGGAAGGTCGATGCCCAGCAGTGGATCGACGAGCAGACCTCCCGGCTCCTCACGGGCACCCACGTCGCCCCTCGTCACGCGCGACTGACAGTGGGGGAGTGGTGCGACACGTGGCTGGAGGGCTACCGCGGCAACCGTGACTCCACCGTCCGGCAGGCTGAGACACACATCAAGCGGATCAAGGACGGCTTCGGCGTGATGTTGCTCGGCTCGGTCCGACCGTCGCATGTCCGGACCTGGTGTGCCCAGTTGGCGGCCGAGGGATTGGAGAGTTCCTACGTCTACGCCCTCCACTCGCGTCTCGCGCAGGTCTTCGCCGACGCCGTCCACGACGGCCTGGTGGCGAAGTCCCCGTGCTCGCGGCGTACGTCGCCTGCGGCGGGCAAGCAGCGACCCTACGTCTGCACCACCGAGCAGATGTGGGCGTTGCACGATGCGCTGCCGGAGCGGCTGCGGGCAGCGGTGCTCCTTGGCGCGTTCGCCGGCCTGCGTGACGCCGAGGTCTGCGGCCTGCGCGTCGACGACATCGACTTCATGCGCGGGATCATCAACCCTGCCGTGCAACACCCGGCGGCGCCCTTGAAGACCGAGGCGGCGCGAACGGCGTTGCCGATCCCGCAGAGCCTCGCGCTCGCCCTTTCAGCACACGTCGCGGAGTGGTCTGCCGGAGGCTTCATCCTCGTGAACGAGTGGGGCGACCAACTTGCACCCTGGACCTTGCAGCGAGCCATGCGGACCGCCCGAGCCAAGGTGCCCGGGCTCCCGCCCGGGTTCCGCTTCCACGATCTCCGGCACTACCTCGCCAGCATGCTCATCGCCAGCGGCGCCGACGTGAAGGTCGTCCAAGCCCGCCTGCGGCACGCATCGGCGAAGACCACACTCGATACCTACGCCCACCTGTGGCCCGACTCCGACGAGTCGACCCGCACCGCCATCGCCGCAGTGATGCAGGCGCGCGCTCAGAGCCGCTCAGGGAACAACGAGAACGCCTCGACGTGA
- a CDS encoding type II toxin-antitoxin system VapC family toxin, with protein MILVDSGPLIAAAIRKQPANHPCVEMFTGLRLARRRLLVPATVAAEVGFMLEKLGGTRAETAFLRALGQRDFTAVDLTPTDYSRMAELVGQYDDLPLGTTDASVIALAERLGITEIATLDRRHFTAVRPRHVEAFSLFPERL; from the coding sequence GTGATCCTTGTCGACAGCGGACCGTTGATCGCTGCAGCCATCCGGAAGCAACCAGCGAATCATCCGTGCGTCGAGATGTTCACCGGTCTCCGGCTCGCACGCCGCAGGCTCCTCGTGCCAGCAACAGTCGCCGCCGAAGTCGGCTTCATGCTGGAGAAGCTCGGCGGCACCCGAGCAGAGACGGCATTCCTACGCGCGCTTGGACAGCGGGACTTCACGGCCGTGGACCTGACGCCAACCGACTACTCTCGAATGGCGGAGTTGGTCGGGCAGTACGACGACCTCCCACTCGGCACCACAGACGCCTCCGTGATCGCGCTCGCCGAGCGACTCGGCATCACCGAGATCGCCACGCTCGACCGACGACACTTCACGGCCGTACGTCCTCGTCACGTCGAGGCGTTCTCGTTGTTCCCTGAGCGGCTCTGA
- the cobF gene encoding precorrin-6A synthase (deacetylating), whose product MKVWILGVGMGPQHVTPEVANALRSCDYVIAAEKSGDDGLLAARRAIAEAYGVEVISVPDPERDRADPTDYGKAVRDWHEARVSAYESVLREREGTAAFLVWGDPSLYDSTIRVVEQLAGRLPMEYDVLPGISAPQILAARHRIVLHPVGQPVHVTTARRLRDDIATGQTNLCVMLTGTLDLDGLDDWSIWWGANLGTDSEELVSGRVGAVAGDVEKARQRAKESAGWVMDVYLLRAP is encoded by the coding sequence GTGAAGGTCTGGATCCTAGGCGTCGGAATGGGGCCGCAGCACGTGACGCCTGAGGTGGCGAACGCGCTGCGGTCGTGTGACTACGTGATCGCCGCCGAGAAGTCCGGCGACGACGGGCTGCTCGCGGCCCGACGGGCGATCGCCGAGGCGTACGGCGTCGAGGTGATTTCGGTGCCGGATCCCGAGCGTGACCGGGCCGATCCCACCGACTACGGCAAGGCGGTCAGGGACTGGCACGAGGCGAGGGTGTCTGCGTACGAGAGCGTCCTGCGCGAGCGGGAGGGCACGGCCGCCTTCCTGGTGTGGGGCGACCCGTCGCTCTACGACTCCACGATCCGCGTCGTCGAGCAGCTCGCCGGACGGTTGCCGATGGAGTACGACGTCCTGCCGGGCATCAGCGCGCCGCAGATCCTCGCCGCTCGGCACCGGATCGTGCTGCACCCCGTCGGGCAGCCGGTGCACGTCACCACCGCGCGACGGCTTCGAGACGACATCGCGACCGGTCAGACGAACCTTTGCGTGATGCTCACCGGCACCCTCGATCTGGACGGGCTCGACGACTGGTCGATCTGGTGGGGCGCCAACCTCGGCACCGACTCCGAAGAGCTGGTCTCAGGCCGCGTCGGCGCGGTTGCAGGCGACGTCGAGAAGGCTCGGCAGCGAGCCAAGGAGTCGGCCGGCTGGGTGATGGACGTCTACCTGTTGCGGGCGCCCTGA
- the cobA gene encoding uroporphyrinogen-III C-methyltransferase, with the protein MPGATFTLEPADFVGVTLVGGGPGDADLITVAGLKALLAADVVITDRLAPRELLADLPPTVELIDVAKVPRSRFTAQEDINGLLIDRAHQGKRVVRLKGGDNYVFGRGFEEVLALQEAGVPVRVIPGLSSSIAVPALAGIPVTHRGVVHEFTVISGHIPPGHPDSLVDWSAVARMRGTVVLLMAVENAVAIAEALVAGGRSTDLPAAVVADGSLPTERVVRTTLGHLGKAIEAEGIRPPAIIVIGVVASLGH; encoded by the coding sequence ATGCCCGGCGCCACCTTCACTCTCGAACCTGCCGACTTCGTCGGCGTGACGCTCGTCGGCGGCGGCCCCGGAGACGCCGACCTCATCACGGTTGCGGGTCTCAAAGCGCTCCTCGCCGCGGACGTCGTCATCACCGACCGGCTCGCGCCGCGAGAGCTGCTGGCGGACCTGCCGCCGACCGTCGAGCTGATCGACGTTGCGAAGGTGCCCCGTAGCCGGTTCACCGCCCAGGAGGACATCAACGGTCTCCTGATCGACCGTGCGCATCAGGGCAAACGTGTGGTGCGGCTCAAGGGCGGCGACAACTACGTCTTCGGCCGCGGCTTCGAAGAAGTCCTCGCACTCCAGGAGGCCGGCGTTCCCGTCCGCGTGATCCCCGGCCTGTCCTCGTCGATCGCCGTGCCAGCGCTCGCCGGCATCCCCGTCACCCATCGTGGTGTCGTCCACGAGTTCACCGTCATCTCCGGCCACATCCCACCCGGCCATCCAGACAGCCTCGTCGACTGGTCCGCCGTCGCGCGGATGCGCGGCACCGTCGTCCTCCTGATGGCGGTGGAGAATGCCGTCGCGATCGCCGAGGCCCTCGTCGCCGGCGGCCGCTCGACCGATCTGCCCGCCGCGGTCGTCGCGGACGGATCGCTTCCGACCGAGCGCGTCGTCCGCACAACCCTCGGTCACCTCGGCAAGGCGATCGAGGCGGAGGGGATCCGCCCGCCGGCGATCATCGTGATCGGCGTGGTCGCCAGCCTCGGCCACTGA
- a CDS encoding histidine phosphatase family protein — protein MTHPVYLVRHGQSEWNVLRLTQGQTPHPRLTELGREQAESAARLIADDLVAEGGSVKLIVTSDLVRAVETAEIVAAQLGGVIAHDVRLREQGLGDLEGRGYDETWSAAEAFDWSDPTLPIAGGESLMDVYDRMAAALADLGSHGVTVVVSHGDAIRAAIAHLNGVKPHEADWVEVPNGAVARIDGGVAWLGQ, from the coding sequence ATGACGCACCCGGTCTACCTCGTCCGCCACGGGCAGTCGGAGTGGAACGTCCTGCGCCTGACGCAGGGACAGACGCCCCACCCGAGGCTCACCGAACTCGGCAGGGAGCAGGCCGAGTCGGCGGCCCGGCTGATCGCCGACGATCTTGTAGCCGAAGGCGGGTCGGTGAAGCTCATCGTGACTAGCGACCTGGTCCGTGCCGTGGAGACGGCCGAGATCGTCGCTGCACAGCTCGGAGGCGTTATCGCCCACGACGTACGCCTCCGCGAGCAGGGACTCGGCGATCTGGAGGGACGCGGGTACGACGAGACCTGGTCTGCGGCCGAGGCGTTCGACTGGAGCGACCCGACGCTGCCGATCGCGGGCGGGGAATCGCTGATGGATGTCTACGACCGGATGGCCGCTGCTCTCGCTGACCTCGGCTCCCACGGCGTCACGGTTGTGGTCTCGCATGGGGACGCGATCCGCGCTGCGATCGCTCACCTGAACGGAGTCAAGCCACACGAGGCCGACTGGGTCGAGGTGCCCAACGGTGCGGTGGCCCGAATCGACGGAGGGGTCGCCTGGCTTGGACAATGA
- the cobN gene encoding cobaltochelatase subunit CobN codes for MRIALLSTSDTDLLSARASEADFVWANPSRASDADLAAATANADLVVVRLLGSPHDLWSGLSAVREDGTPLVILGGEQQPSAELMELSTVPMGVAAEAHRYLAEGGPANLTQLHAFLSDTVLLTGEGFEPPATIPTWGYADRPTASDAALPRVGVLYYRAHQASGNTDFAHALADAIDATGHAVGVPIFAGSLRSAPDDLYEALGALDALVVTVLAAGGSVPATASAGGDDEAWDVERMAALDIPVLQGLCLTNSRAEWEASDDGVSPLDYASQIAIPEFDGRISAGPFSFKEIDDQGLPHYVADPERAGRVARLAANHARLRRTANAEKRLALVLSAYPTKHARIGNAVGLDTPVSAIRLLRRLRDAGYDLGTDTASTPSVVLPLLDLDDDTEAGDALIHALIAAGGQDEEWLTSAQLTDAHVRISKAEYDAWRADLPEDLRETMVEKWGASPGSLFVNDDGELVLATLRAGNVVILIQPPRGFGENPVAIYHDPDLPPSHHYLGAYRWLEAPKDKGGFEAHAVIHLGKHGSMEWLPGKTAALSASCGPDAAIGSMPLIYPFLVNDPGEGAQAKRRAHATIVDHLVPPMARAESYGDIARLEGLLEEYDKISAMDPAKLPAIRGEIWQLMHAAELHRDLGLDERPEDEEFDDFLLHVDGWLCEIKDAQIRDGLHVLGAAPSGEARVNLVLSILRAAQVWGGVGNAVPGLRAALGLKDGADLSAVDEAETRARELIERMEAAGWDASIAPDLHDDPAVQQVLTFAAEQVVPRLARTTDELDAVLHALDGGFVPAGPSGSPLRGLVNVLPTGRNFYTVDPRAVPSRLAWETGQAMADSLVEKYVEETGDYPTSVGLSVWGTSAMRTSGDDVAEVLALLGVRPEWDEASRRVSRLHVVPLDELARPRIDVTVRISGFFRDAFPHVVAMLDDAVKMVAGLDEPAEQNFVRVNYQADLAEHGDARRASTRIFGSKPGSYGAGILQVIESGTWRSDEDLAEVYTAWGGFAYGRELDGVPAADDMRSNYRRIKVAAKNVDSAEHDIADSDDYFQYHGGMVATVRALTGSDPKAYVGDSTSPDAIRTRTLSEETARVFRARVVNPRWIAAMQRHGYKGAFELAATVDYLFGFDATAGVVHDWMYEKLASEYVLDETNQEFLKKSNPWALRGIVERLHEAADRGLWAEPDAETLAAMQQVYLDVEGDLEDGIEA; via the coding sequence GTGCGCATCGCCCTGTTGTCCACGTCCGACACCGACCTGCTGTCCGCACGCGCGAGCGAGGCCGACTTTGTCTGGGCCAACCCGAGCCGGGCCAGCGACGCGGACCTGGCCGCCGCCACCGCGAACGCCGACCTGGTCGTCGTACGTCTCCTCGGGTCGCCGCACGACCTCTGGTCCGGTCTTTCAGCGGTGCGTGAGGACGGGACACCACTGGTGATCCTCGGCGGCGAGCAGCAGCCGAGCGCGGAGCTGATGGAGCTGTCGACCGTGCCGATGGGCGTGGCGGCCGAGGCGCATCGCTACCTCGCCGAGGGCGGCCCCGCCAACCTGACCCAGCTCCACGCCTTCCTTTCCGACACGGTCCTGCTCACCGGTGAGGGCTTCGAGCCCCCGGCCACGATCCCGACATGGGGGTACGCCGACCGCCCGACCGCCAGCGACGCGGCCCTCCCGCGAGTCGGCGTCCTCTATTACCGCGCACATCAGGCCAGCGGGAACACCGACTTCGCCCACGCCCTCGCCGATGCGATCGACGCGACAGGTCATGCCGTCGGCGTACCGATCTTCGCTGGGTCTCTCCGGTCGGCGCCCGACGACCTCTACGAGGCACTCGGCGCTCTCGACGCACTCGTCGTCACCGTGCTGGCCGCCGGCGGCTCGGTGCCGGCCACGGCGAGCGCCGGCGGGGACGACGAGGCGTGGGACGTCGAGCGCATGGCTGCCCTCGACATCCCCGTGCTTCAGGGGCTGTGCCTGACGAACAGCCGCGCCGAGTGGGAGGCCTCCGACGACGGGGTCAGCCCGTTGGACTACGCCAGCCAGATCGCGATCCCCGAGTTCGACGGCCGGATCAGCGCAGGCCCGTTCTCGTTCAAGGAGATCGACGACCAGGGTCTGCCGCACTACGTCGCCGACCCCGAGCGGGCGGGCCGCGTCGCGCGCCTGGCGGCCAACCACGCCCGGCTCCGGCGTACCGCCAACGCCGAGAAGCGACTCGCGCTCGTCCTCTCGGCCTACCCCACCAAGCACGCCCGGATCGGCAACGCGGTCGGTCTCGACACGCCCGTCTCCGCGATCCGGCTGCTGCGCCGACTGCGCGACGCCGGCTACGACCTCGGCACCGACACTGCGTCCACTCCCAGCGTGGTGCTGCCGCTGCTCGATCTCGACGACGACACCGAGGCCGGCGATGCCCTCATCCACGCCCTGATCGCCGCCGGCGGGCAGGACGAGGAGTGGCTGACCTCGGCACAGCTCACCGACGCCCACGTCCGCATCTCGAAGGCGGAGTACGACGCGTGGAGGGCCGACCTTCCCGAAGACCTGCGCGAGACGATGGTCGAGAAGTGGGGTGCCTCGCCCGGGTCCCTCTTCGTCAACGACGACGGCGAGCTGGTGCTCGCCACGCTCCGTGCCGGCAACGTGGTCATCCTGATCCAGCCGCCACGGGGGTTCGGCGAGAACCCGGTCGCGATCTACCACGACCCCGACCTGCCGCCGTCCCATCACTACCTCGGTGCCTACCGCTGGCTGGAAGCCCCGAAGGACAAGGGTGGTTTCGAGGCTCATGCAGTCATCCACCTCGGCAAGCACGGCTCGATGGAATGGCTGCCCGGCAAGACCGCCGCGCTCTCGGCGTCGTGCGGCCCGGACGCCGCGATCGGCTCGATGCCGCTGATCTATCCCTTCCTCGTGAACGACCCTGGCGAGGGCGCACAGGCCAAGCGCCGCGCGCATGCCACGATCGTCGACCACCTCGTTCCACCGATGGCCCGGGCGGAGTCCTACGGCGACATCGCCCGACTGGAAGGTCTCCTGGAGGAGTACGACAAGATCTCGGCGATGGACCCGGCCAAGCTGCCGGCCATCCGGGGCGAGATCTGGCAGCTGATGCACGCGGCCGAGCTGCACCGCGACCTCGGACTGGACGAGCGTCCGGAGGACGAGGAGTTCGACGACTTCCTGCTCCACGTCGACGGCTGGCTGTGCGAGATCAAGGATGCGCAGATCCGCGACGGCCTTCATGTGCTCGGCGCAGCGCCGAGCGGCGAGGCGCGGGTCAACCTCGTGCTCTCGATCCTGCGCGCCGCGCAGGTCTGGGGCGGCGTGGGCAACGCCGTGCCCGGCCTCCGTGCCGCACTGGGCCTCAAGGACGGCGCCGATCTCAGCGCCGTCGACGAGGCCGAGACCCGCGCACGTGAGCTGATCGAGCGGATGGAGGCCGCCGGCTGGGACGCCTCCATCGCGCCGGATCTCCACGACGACCCCGCCGTCCAGCAGGTCCTGACCTTCGCCGCCGAGCAGGTGGTGCCGCGACTCGCTCGCACGACCGACGAGCTCGACGCCGTACTGCACGCGCTCGACGGCGGCTTCGTTCCCGCCGGACCGAGCGGATCGCCGCTGCGCGGCCTGGTCAACGTGCTGCCCACCGGCCGCAACTTCTACACCGTCGACCCGCGCGCGGTGCCGTCCCGTCTCGCATGGGAGACCGGTCAGGCGATGGCCGACTCGCTCGTCGAGAAGTACGTCGAGGAGACCGGCGACTACCCGACCTCGGTGGGCCTCTCGGTGTGGGGCACGTCGGCCATGCGCACGAGCGGCGACGACGTGGCCGAGGTGCTCGCACTGCTCGGCGTCCGTCCCGAGTGGGACGAGGCGTCCCGTCGAGTGAGCCGACTGCACGTCGTGCCGCTGGACGAGCTGGCGCGACCGCGGATCGATGTCACCGTGCGCATCTCCGGCTTCTTCCGCGACGCCTTCCCGCACGTCGTCGCGATGCTCGACGACGCCGTGAAGATGGTCGCCGGGCTGGACGAGCCCGCCGAGCAGAACTTCGTCAGGGTGAACTATCAGGCCGACCTCGCCGAGCACGGCGACGCCCGACGCGCGTCCACCCGGATCTTCGGTTCCAAGCCCGGCTCCTACGGTGCCGGCATCCTCCAGGTCATCGAGTCGGGCACGTGGCGCTCCGACGAGGATCTCGCCGAGGTCTACACGGCCTGGGGCGGATTCGCCTACGGCCGCGAGCTCGACGGCGTACCCGCCGCGGACGACATGCGCTCCAACTACCGCCGGATCAAGGTCGCGGCCAAGAACGTCGACTCCGCCGAGCACGACATCGCCGACTCCGACGACTACTTCCAGTACCACGGCGGCATGGTCGCCACGGTGCGCGCACTCACCGGGTCCGACCCGAAGGCGTACGTCGGTGACTCGACCAGCCCCGATGCGATCCGCACCCGGACCCTGTCCGAGGAGACCGCCCGCGTGTTCCGCGCCCGCGTGGTGAACCCACGTTGGATCGCGGCCATGCAGCGGCACGGCTACAAGGGCGCCTTCGAGCTGGCCGCGACCGTCGACTATCTCTTCGGCTTCGACGCCACGGCGGGCGTCGTGCACGACTGGATGTACGAGAAGCTCGCGAGTGAGTACGTCCTGGACGAGACCAACCAGGAGTTCCTGAAGAAGTCGAACCCGTGGGCGCTGCGCGGCATCGTCGAGCGGCTCCACGAGGCCGCCGACCGCGGACTGTGGGCCGAGCCGGACGCCGAGACCCTCGCCGCCATGCAGCAGGTCTACCTCGACGTCGAGGGCGACCTGGAAGACGGCATCGAGGCGTGA
- the mobF gene encoding MobF family relaxase produces MHGGVKFYRGSAKAARAYVESDHSRADDYYLAEGSGLAIRYVAEPGSAPRNAGDLDAGGYERWVAGIDVESGLPKGRVREDANALRFVEVTVNGPKTWSLAAALHPEISAALDAAQGRAAEQIIAWTAEHATTRVGPRGGQVQVPVTQVEAAVIRHYTSRAGDPHRHLHLQINARVFAEGKWRGLHSVGFRDMVAAINGIGHAAVATDPEFRAALAAHGFTMDSADGELTELTPYVGRFSARAAQIGRNIARYEAEWRAAHPGEEPGPRLRQTWDRHAWADARPDKPRTSEQDLPVDGAAMVSAWNHVLHDLGYRDPAQIGLPLAPAGPSVAALDRDGAAELVISRLGAARSAWNPADIRGGVEEWIAATGLVVDGAVRIELAEDVTARAVSLCVPLLRTSGVPEHIRTLTSPHVLAVEAEIVAALVDRAAGPSEPALLTTLRASLDETQREAVAMLAGNARLVVIEGAAGAGKTTALAAVGGELARQGQRMVVVTPTLKAAQVAERETGARAGSAAAFVREHGWTWDEDGHWSHAPAARATSGLGHGDLLLVDEAGMLDQDTARALLAVADQAGARVALIGDRHQLPAVGRGGVLDLAARWAAPKAVVDLDVIHRFADPEYAAISLAMRTGERLGEQSGEAGGEVFDALWRRGQIRLHATEVERVQAIAAETADLIAGGNGALRESGVVMADSLAQVAALNGAIRDRLVALGHIDNSRTVVTDSGERIGVGDRVATRRNDTDLGVANRDTWTVTDIGKDGSLTLAPASDRRATGRGSGQTRVVPGAYVRAQVELAYATTVYGAQGETTSTGHMLVGDTTSGSAAYVGMTRGRDQNIAHLVAEDLDDARAIWNSVMDRDRADLGPAHAARAAAEELDRYAPQRPLRVMLNRLSAAWTKEADLTEKHARLDRMREQIEAVTAIHDRYRPQLDESRHVERRAHERWEAAHMRARDLESTIDVEQRDVTTSLSRSWRNELSAAYRAAAVVSEGSGPWGPLGKRSGRVRQARDELATWASRWQPLLPDLDLHSLDAGQGAHVLRHLDESRVRDAIIRYAADAVAAAHPEHDAVAREVHEAEASIKAAEQHRADLAGRYAAALEPHRRLAHVRDPAGLLAETQRDLDTTTRQLGGATEQVQRLTRAPEIRSLPIGHLDAVHEQWQADRTTAQQEQAAEAAARRRAAAQARTVEEAARRRLVGPDPARASERKPGPGLGF; encoded by the coding sequence ATGCATGGCGGGGTCAAGTTCTATCGGGGCTCAGCGAAGGCAGCGCGCGCCTACGTCGAGTCCGACCATTCCCGTGCTGATGACTACTACCTGGCCGAGGGCAGCGGGCTGGCGATCCGCTACGTCGCCGAGCCCGGCTCAGCGCCCCGGAACGCCGGCGACCTCGACGCCGGTGGCTATGAGCGGTGGGTCGCCGGGATCGACGTCGAGTCCGGGCTGCCGAAGGGGCGGGTGCGGGAGGACGCGAACGCGTTGCGGTTCGTCGAGGTCACCGTCAACGGCCCGAAGACGTGGTCGCTGGCCGCGGCGTTGCATCCGGAGATCTCGGCGGCGCTGGATGCGGCGCAGGGCCGGGCGGCGGAGCAGATCATCGCGTGGACGGCCGAGCATGCGACGACCCGCGTTGGCCCCCGGGGCGGGCAGGTGCAGGTCCCGGTGACGCAGGTCGAGGCGGCGGTGATCCGGCACTACACCTCGCGTGCGGGTGATCCGCACCGGCACCTCCATCTTCAGATCAATGCGCGGGTGTTCGCCGAGGGGAAGTGGCGCGGCCTGCACTCGGTCGGGTTCCGCGACATGGTCGCGGCGATCAACGGCATCGGGCACGCCGCGGTCGCCACCGATCCCGAGTTCCGGGCCGCACTCGCGGCGCACGGCTTCACGATGGACTCGGCTGATGGCGAGTTGACCGAGTTGACGCCGTACGTTGGCAGATTCTCCGCGCGTGCGGCGCAGATCGGCCGCAACATCGCCCGCTACGAGGCCGAGTGGCGGGCCGCTCATCCGGGCGAGGAGCCCGGCCCGAGGCTGCGTCAGACCTGGGACCGTCACGCCTGGGCGGACGCCCGCCCCGACAAGCCACGGACCTCCGAACAGGACCTTCCGGTCGATGGTGCGGCCATGGTGTCGGCCTGGAACCACGTGCTCCACGACCTGGGATACCGCGACCCCGCTCAGATCGGTCTCCCGCTGGCACCCGCCGGTCCGTCGGTTGCGGCGCTGGACCGCGATGGTGCGGCGGAGCTGGTGATCTCCCGGCTCGGTGCGGCACGGTCGGCATGGAATCCGGCCGACATCCGCGGGGGTGTCGAGGAATGGATCGCCGCCACCGGGCTAGTCGTTGACGGGGCGGTGCGGATCGAGCTGGCTGAGGACGTCACCGCCCGCGCGGTCTCCTTGTGCGTCCCGCTGCTGAGGACGTCGGGTGTGCCCGAGCACATCCGGACACTCACCTCGCCGCACGTGCTGGCGGTCGAGGCCGAGATCGTGGCCGCATTGGTCGACCGCGCCGCCGGCCCGTCGGAGCCGGCCCTGCTCACGACCTTGCGCGCGAGTCTGGACGAGACGCAGCGGGAGGCGGTCGCCATGCTCGCCGGCAACGCTCGGCTCGTCGTGATCGAAGGCGCCGCTGGTGCGGGCAAGACCACGGCACTCGCGGCAGTCGGTGGAGAGCTGGCACGGCAAGGACAGCGGATGGTGGTCGTGACGCCGACGTTGAAGGCGGCCCAGGTCGCCGAGCGCGAGACCGGCGCACGGGCGGGTTCGGCGGCGGCGTTCGTACGTGAACATGGCTGGACGTGGGACGAGGACGGGCACTGGTCCCACGCTCCGGCGGCGCGGGCCACATCTGGACTGGGGCATGGGGATCTGTTGTTGGTCGACGAGGCCGGGATGCTCGACCAGGACACAGCCCGCGCCCTCCTCGCCGTCGCAGACCAGGCCGGTGCACGTGTGGCTCTCATCGGGGACCGGCACCAGCTCCCCGCGGTCGGCCGCGGGGGTGTCCTCGATCTCGCTGCACGCTGGGCAGCACCGAAGGCCGTGGTCGATCTGGATGTGATCCACCGGTTCGCCGATCCGGAGTACGCCGCGATCTCGCTCGCGATGCGCACCGGTGAGCGACTTGGTGAGCAGTCTGGTGAGGCCGGTGGTGAGGTATTCGACGCTTTGTGGCGGCGTGGGCAGATCCGGCTCCACGCCACCGAGGTCGAGCGCGTGCAGGCGATCGCGGCCGAGACAGCCGACCTGATCGCTGGCGGCAACGGGGCGTTGCGTGAGAGCGGGGTGGTGATGGCCGACAGCCTCGCCCAAGTCGCGGCCCTCAACGGCGCGATCCGCGACCGGCTCGTCGCGCTCGGACACATCGACAACAGCCGCACCGTCGTCACCGACAGCGGAGAGCGGATCGGCGTCGGTGACCGGGTCGCGACCCGCCGCAACGACACCGACCTCGGTGTCGCTAACCGCGACACCTGGACCGTCACCGACATCGGCAAGGACGGCTCCCTGACCCTGGCTCCCGCCTCGGACCGCCGTGCCACCGGCAGGGGCTCGGGGCAGACGCGAGTAGTGCCGGGGGCCTATGTCCGCGCTCAGGTTGAGCTGGCCTACGCGACCACCGTCTATGGCGCGCAGGGAGAGACGACCAGCACGGGGCACATGCTCGTCGGCGACACCACCAGCGGGTCGGCGGCGTACGTCGGCATGACCCGTGGACGCGACCAGAACATCGCGCACCTCGTGGCCGAGGACCTTGACGACGCACGGGCGATCTGGAACAGCGTGATGGATCGCGATCGTGCCGACCTGGGACCCGCGCACGCCGCCCGGGCCGCGGCTGAGGAACTGGACCGTTACGCACCCCAACGGCCACTGCGGGTCATGCTCAACCGACTGTCGGCGGCGTGGACGAAGGAGGCCGACCTGACCGAGAAGCACGCTCGGCTCGACCGCATGCGGGAGCAGATCGAGGCCGTCACCGCGATCCACGACAGGTATCGGCCGCAACTCGACGAGTCCCGCCACGTCGAGCGCCGCGCCCACGAGCGATGGGAGGCCGCGCATATGCGTGCCCGCGACCTGGAGAGCACGATCGACGTCGAGCAGCGCGACGTCACCACCAGCCTTTCCCGAAGCTGGCGTAACGAACTTTCGGCGGCCTACCGTGCCGCGGCGGTCGTCAGCGAGGGCAGCGGTCCATGGGGGCCGCTGGGGAAGCGAAGCGGCCGAGTCCGTCAAGCACGCGACGAACTGGCGACATGGGCGAGCCGCTGGCAGCCACTCCTTCCCGACCTCGACCTACATAGCCTCGACGCCGGCCAAGGCGCCCACGTCCTGCGTCATCTCGACGAGAGCCGCGTCCGCGATGCGATCATCAGGTACGCAGCCGATGCCGTCGCAGCCGCGCATCCTGAACATGACGCCGTGGCTCGCGAGGTCCACGAAGCAGAAGCGAGCATCAAGGCCGCCGAGCAGCATCGCGCAGATCTCGCGGGCCGCTATGCGGCCGCCCTCGAGCCCCACCGGCGCCTCGCGCACGTCCGCGATCCAGCCGGCCTGCTCGCGGAGACCCAGCGCGACCTCGACACCACCACCCGCCAACTCGGCGGGGCCACCGAGCAGGTCCAGCGACTCACCCGCGCCCCGGAGATCCGAAGCCTCCCGATCGGCCACCTCGATGCCGTACACGAGCAATGGCAGGCCGACCGCACCACGGCCCAGCAGGAGCAGGCAGCAGAGGCCGCCGCACGGCGCCGGGCAGCTGCCCAGGCGCGCACGGTCGAGGAGGCGGCGCGGCGCCGACTCGTGGGCCCCGATCCCGCACGCGCGTCCGAGCGCAAGCCCGGCCCCGGTCTCGGGTTCTAA